The DNA segment GAACCCTTCTTCGCGGGCCTCGACCTGGCCGACCCCGGCCTGGTCTTCGCCACAGAGTGGTACCAGGAGGAACCCGCACCGGTGCAGGAGCGGAGCGGGTTCTATGTGGGGGTGGCGCGGGTTCCCTAGGCTCAGCGGACGGCCAGTTCCAGCACCGCGGTCGGTGCGGCGGGCGTCTCCTGGGGCTGGACCTCCGGCGTGAAGGCGGTCGCCCGCCCGTGCCGCCACAGCCACACCACATCCCGTCCGAACGACCACACCAGTGACCCCAACGCCAGCAGGACCACGGTGAGTTCCGCCGGGTGGGGGAGGAGGGACGAGCCTGCTGTCAGGAGGGCTATGCCCTGGAGCGCGGCGACGGTCTTGCGGGCGAAGGACGGGGGGAGGGGGGCGTTCAGCCAGGGGGCGAAGTGGGCGGCGGCCACGAAGGCGTAGCGCATGGCGCCGATGAGGAGGACCCAGGGGCCCAGAAGCGTGGAGACGTAGACGCTGAGGACCAGGATGAGGAACGCGTCCACCTCCATGTCGAAGCGGGCGCCGAGCGTGCTGGAGGTGCCGGTGCGGCGGGCCACCTTGCCGTCGACGCCGTCCAGGAGGAGGGCGACGGCCGTGAGGCCGACCAGGAGGGTGACCGGGGGCGCGCTCTGGAAGGAGTCCGCGACCAGCGCGGTGACCCCGCCGACCAGGGTGGCCCGGCCGAGGGTGACCCGGTTCGCCGGGCCGAAGGAGCGCAGCGCGGAGCGGTGCAGGGCGCGCGAGAGGACCGCCCAGGTGGCGAACGCGAAGGCGAGCCCCGACAGCCAGCCGGCCACCCCCAAGCCGATGGCCGTGCCGAGCAGGGCGAGCAGCAGGATCTGTACGCCCGCTCCCACGGCCGTCTCCTGCTGAAGCCTCGCGTCATACGTGTTGTTCAGGGCCACCGCGCATCCTCCGGCCGAGTGACAGAGTCGATCAAGGCCGCGTACTGTGCGCGGCCTGTGCCCTTCTCGGTACGTGAGCAAGTTCCCGATCGTTCAGGAGGATGCCGATGAACCCCGCCGCCCGCGCGTTCTGGCTCAGGTCACCCGGCCACGGCGAGCTGCGCGACGTCACCCTCCCGGAACCCGCCGGGGACGAGGTCCTGGTGCGTGCCCTGTACTCCGGGGTCAGCCGCGGCACCGAGACCCTGGTGTTCCGCGGCGGCGTCCCGGAGAGCCAACACGACGTGATGCGCGCGCCGTTCCAGGAGGGCGACTTCCCGGCCCCGGTGAAGTACGGCTATCTGAGCGTCGGCGTGGTCGAGCGGGGTCCCGATGCGCTGATCGGGCGTACGGTCTTCTGTCTCCATCCGCACCAGAGCCGTTACGTCGTTCCGGCGAGCGCCGTGACCGTCGTACCCGACCGGGTGCCCGCCGCGCGGGCCGTGCTCGCCGGGACCGTGGAGACCGCCGTGAACGCTCTGTGGGACGCGGCGCCGCAGATCGGGGACCGGATCAGCGTGGTCGGCGGCGGGATGGTCGGCTGCTCGGTCGCCGCCCTGCTCGCCCGCTTCCCCGGCATCCGGCTCCAGCTCGTCGACGCCGACCCCGCCCGCGCCGAGACCGCCAAGGCCCTCGGTGTCGACTTCGCCACCCCCGAAGAGGCCGCCGGCGAGCGTGACCTCGTCATCCACGCCAGCGCCACCGAGCAGGGCCTCGCCCGCGCCCTGGAACTCCTCGCCCCCGAGGGCACCGTCGTCGAGCTGAGCTGGTACGGCGACCGGCGCGTCACCCTGCCGCTCGGCGAAGCCTTCCACTCCCGCCGGCTCACCCTCCGCGCCAGCCAGGTCGGCACCGTCTCCCCGTCGGCCCGCCCCGGCCGGGGCTACGCCGAGCGGATGGCCCTCGCCCTGGACCTGCTCGCCGACCCGGCGCTGGACGCGCTCATCACCGGCGAGAGCGGCTTCGACGAACTCCCGGAGCTGATGCCCCGCCTGACGAGCGGCGAGATCCCCGCCCTGTGCCACCGCATCCGCTATCCCGACCCGGCCTGACCTGAGAAAAGGGTGAGAGAGGGCTGAACACGGGGAAGTCAGGAGCCGTACTAGTCGGCAACCCCGGACCGAAACCTCCGGGGGAACCAGACGCGCCGCACCTGGAGGGTCGTCCGTTGTTCAGCATCACCGTCCGCGATCACATCATGATCGCCCACAGCTTCCGCGGCGACGTGTTCGGACCCGCGCAGCGCCTGCACGGCGCCACGTTCCTGGTGGACGCCACCTTCCGCCGTGAGCAGTTGGACGAGGACAACATCGTGGTCGACATCGGCCTCGCCACGCGCGAACTCGGTGCCATCACGGCCGAGTTGAACTACCGCAACCTGGACGAGAACCCCGAGTTCGCCGGGGTCAACACCTCCACCGAGTTCCTGGCCAAGGTCGTCGCCGACCGGCTCGCCGAGCGCATCGCCAAGGGCGCGCTCGGCGAGGGCGCGAAGGGCCTGTCCGCGCTCTCGGTGACCCTGCACGAGTCCCACATCGCCTGGGCGAGTTACGAGCGTGACCTGTGAGCGACCTGACCGTGGACCGGGCCCGGCTCGCCTACGTGCCCGCACAGCCCCTCGCCGCCAAGAACACCAAGAACACCGCCAACTTCGGGATCATCCCCATGTCGCTGCGCACCGTGCACTTCGTGATGCCGGGCGGCGTCGACGACCCGGCCGCGCCCAGCGGCGGCAACGCCTACGACCGCCGGGTCTGCCTGGACCTGCCCGGCTTCGGCTGGCAGGTCGTCCGGCACGCCGCCCCCGGCGCCTGGCCGGACCCGGACGCCGACGCCCGCGAGTCGCTCGCCCGCACCCTCGCGGGCATGCCCGACGACACCGTGGTCCTGCTGGACGGCCTGGTCGCCTGCGGGGTGCCCGAGATCGTCGTCCCCGAGGCCGAACGGCTGCGGATCGCGGTCCTCGTCCATCTGCCGCTCGGTGACGAGACCGGCCTGGACCCGGCCGTCGCCGCCGACCTCGACGCCCGCGAACGCGCCGTGCTGCGCGCGGTGCCCGCCACCATCGCCACCAGCGACTGGGCCGTACGCCGTCTGGTCTCGCACCACGGCCTGGCCCCCGACCGTGTCCACCTCGCCGCCCCCGGCGCCGACATCGCGCCGCTCGCGCCCGGCACCGACGGCATCTCGCACCTGGTGTGCGTCGCCGCCGTCACCCCGCGCAAGGGCCAGCACCGCCTGGTCGAGGCCCTCGCGGCGGTACGGGACCTGCCCTGGACCTGCTCGCTGGTCGGCGGCCTCGGCACCGACCCCGAGTACGTGGCGGCCCTGCGCGCCCAGATCGAGGGGTACGGCCTGGCCGACCGGCTGCGTCTGACCGGCCCCCGCACCGGAGCCGACCTCGACGCCAGCTACGCCGCCGCCGACCTCATGGTGCTCACCTCCTACGCCGAGACCTACGGCATGGCGGTCACCGAGGCGCTCGCGCGCGGCATCCCGGTCGTCGCCACCGACGTGGGCGGGCTGCCCGAGGCGGTCGGCCGCGCCCCCGACGGCGGGGTGCCCGGCATCCTCGTCCCGCCGGAGGACCCCGCCGCCATCGCCGCCGAACTGCGCGGCTGGTTCGGCGAGCCCGACGTGCGCCGCCGCCTCAAGGCCGCAGCGCGCGGCCGGCGCAGCGCGCTGGCCGGCTGGGCCGCCACCGCCCGCAGCCTCGCCGGGGTCCTCGGCAGGCTCCCCGGCGCCCCCAGGAGGGCCGCATGACCGACACAGCCGCCGCACAGGAGGAGCACCGGGTGAACGACGGCACCGAGCCCACCGGCCCCTCCGACGTCATCGCCGGCGCCGGTCCCGTGGGCCGTCCCGGCGAGCGGGCCACCGTACGGCTGCGCGAGGGGGAGGCCGACGAGGCGCCCCGGTACGCGCCCGAGTGGCTCCAGCTCCGGGAACCGGCCGACGCCGACGCGCGGGCGATGGGCCTGCTGGAGCCGCTGGCCAAGCGGTTCAGCGAACTCCCGCCGCGGGAAGGCGGGTTGGTCATCCACGACCTGGGCTGCGGCACCGGCTCGATGGGCCGCTGGCTGGCCGCCCGGCTGGACGGTGCCCAGCACTGGGTGCTGCACGACCGGGACCCGTACCTGCTGCACTTCGCGGCCGTGGCCTCCCCGCGCGTCGCCGCCGACGGCAGCCGGGTCACCGTCGAGACCCGGCGCGGCGACGTCGCCCGGCTCACCCCGGACGCGCTGTCCGGTGCCTCGCTGGTGACCGCGTCCGCGCTGCTGGACGTGCTCACCCGGCCCGAGATCGAGACACTGGCCGCCGCCTGCGCGGGCGCGGGCAGCCCCGCCCTGCTGACCCTGTCGGTCGCCGGGCGCGTCGAGTTCGCCTCCCCCGACCCGCTCGACACCGACCTGGCGGAGGCGTTCAACGCCCACCAGCGCCGGGGCGGCCTGCTCGGCCCGGACGCGGTCACGGCGGCCGGCGAGGCGTTCGCCGGACACGGCGCGTCCGTACGGGTGCACCCGAGCCCCTGGCGGCTCGGCCCGGAGCACGCGGCGCTCACCGCGCAGTGGCTGCGCGGCTGGGTCGGCGCGGCCGTCGAGGAACGGCCCGCCCTGCGGACCCGCGCCGAGGACTACCTGCGCGACCGGCTGGCCGCGTGCGAGGCGGGCGAGCTGGAGGTCGTGGTGCACCACAGCGACCTGCTGGCCGTGCCCCGGCCGGTGGAGGCGTGATGACCGGGCGGACGGGCGAGGCGGTCGCGGAGGCCCGCGACACCGGCCTCCCGGAGCCGGCCCGGCCGCCCGGCACCTCCGAGGGAAACGTCACTGCGCGCCGCCGGCTGCGCACCCACGTCGGCACGTTCGCCGGCGTCGCCATCCTCGGTGTGCTGCTGTGGCGGCTCGGCACCGGGCCCCTGGTCGACGGGCTGCGCCGGATCGACACGGCCACCGTGCTCGCGGCGCTCGGGATCGGCGCCGTCACCACCGTGTTCAGCGCCTGGCGCTGGCAGCTGACGGCGCGCGGCCTCGGCATCCGGCTGCCGCTGGGGCCCGCTGTCGCCGACTACTACCGGGCGCTGTTCCTCAACGCGGCCCTGCCCGGTGGTGTCCTCGGCGACGTGCACCGGGCGGTACGGCACGGACAGAGCGCCGGGGACATCCGGCGCGCCGTCAAGGCGGTCGTGCTGGAGCGGGTGGCGGGGCAACTGGCGCTCGCGGTCTGCGGAGCCGCGCTGCTGCTGACCCTGCCGTCCCCGGTCCGCGAGGACCTGCGGACCGTCGCGGTGCCGGTGGTGCTCGCCGGGGCGGGCGCGCTCGCGGTCGTCGTCGCGGTCCGTATGAACCGGGCGCCCGGCCGGCGTACCGGCTCGCTGCCGGGGAGCGGGCTGCTGCGGGAGGCGCGGCAGGGGCTGCTGTCGAAGGAGAGCGGGCCCGGGGTCGCGCTGTCCTCGGTGGCCGTCCTCGCCGGGCACCTCGGGATGTTCGTCGTCGCGGCCCGGGTCGCGGGCAGCGGGGCACCGGTCGCGGTACTGCTGCCGCTCGCGGTGCTCGCCCTCGTCGCCATGGGAGTGCCGCTCAACGTGGGCGGCTTCGGCCCCCGCGAGGGCGTCACCGCCTGGGCGTTCGCCGCCGCCGGACTCGGCGCGAGCAGCGGCGTCGCCGTCGCCGTGGTGTACGGCGTGCTCAGCTTCGTCGCCGCGCTGCCCGGCGCCGTCGTCCTCGTCGTCCGCTGGGCCGGCGTCCTGCGCGGCTATCCGCGCGGAGCGGTGGGCGCCTCGGGCGAGGTCAGCAGCCGGAAGTACGGCTCGAAGTTCTCCACCAGCCCGGCCAGCAGGCCCTTCCCCTTCTCCGCCGAGGCCAGGGACGGGCGGCCGATGACGCCCGACTCGGTGTAGGCGGACATACCCGTGGTGAGCAGATGACGGCGGTCGTCGGCGGTGAAGTCGGCCGACTCGTGGCCGGGGCGGAGGAATTCGGGATGAGCGTGCAGCAGGAGGGACGCCTCGATCTCCCCGGCGTGCATGTCGGTGAGCAGCGAGGTCTCCACACCCGCCCGCTGCCGTGCCTCCTCCCAGTCCTCGGCCGCCGGGTACAGCGCCATCCGCTCGCCCCGCGCCGACGCCTCCTGCACGACGTTCCCCAGCACATAGTTCCCGCCGTGCCCGTTGACCACCACGAGCGACTCCACGCCCGAGCGGCGCAGGGAGTCCGCGATGTCACGTACGACCGCATGCAGGGTAACCGAGGAGATACTGACCGTCCCCGGCCAGGCCGCGTGCTCGTGCGAGCACGCGAGGGTCACCGGGGGAAGGAGGTGCACCGGGTACGCGGCGGCGATCTCCCGCGCCACGGCGCAGGCCACCAGCGTGTCGGTCGCCAACGGGAGGTAGGGACCGTGCTGTTCGTAGCTCCCCACGGGAAGGACGGCGACCTGACGTGACCCACCCGCCCCCCGCGCCCGTACGTCCTCGGTGGTGTCCGCGGGCATCACCCCGTAGGCCGCCGGTCGCGCGCCCGAACCACTCATGTTTCCCACGGCCTTTCGTCTCTGCTTAGGAATCAGATCATGACAGAAAACATCGGCGCCTTCGGCGGGAAGAACCCGCGTCGTTCGGGCACGGAACGCGTCGTGAACACCCCGCTGCCCACCGCGTACGGGCAGTTCCAGGCAGTCGGTTACCTGGACCACGACCGGGGTGACGAACAGGTCGCCCTGGTGCACGGGGACATCGGGACCGAGAACGTCCTGGTGCGGCTGCACTCGGAGTGCCTGACCGGGGACGCCTTCGGCTCCCAGCACTGCGAGTGCGGCGAGCAGTTGTCGGCCGCGATGCGCGCGGTGGTCGCCGAGGGCGCCGGTGTCGTCCTGTACCTGAGGGGTCACGAGGGCCGGGGCATCGGTCTGCTGGCCAAGCTGCGGGCGATGGCGCTCCAGGCGGAGGGGCTGGACACGGTCGAGGCCAACCTCGCGCTCGGTCTGCCGGTGGACGCCCGTGACTACCGGGTGGCGGCGGAGATGCTGCACGACCTGAAGGTGCGCTCGGTGCGGCTGATGTCCAACAACCCGCGCAAGCGGGAGGCGTTGACCAAGTACGGCATCGAGGTCGCCGAGCAGGTGCCGCTGCTGATCGAGCCGAGCGAGAACAACATCACGTATCTGCGCACCAAGCGCGAGCGTCTGGACCACCACCTGCCCCACCTGGACGCGGTGGCCCACGGCTCCTGAGCCCCACCTTCCCCCATGCGAGACGTCCGGTCGGCATCCCCGGCCGGACGTCTCGTTTTCCGGCCGGGTTCAGTCCGTGACCGCCTCGTGCACCAGGCGGCGCAGGTCGGGGAAGATCTTGAGGGTGCGGGGGCGTACCTGGGTCATGAACTGCACGGTCAGGTCCAGTGCCG comes from the Streptomyces seoulensis genome and includes:
- a CDS encoding 6-pyruvoyl trahydropterin synthase family protein, which codes for MFSITVRDHIMIAHSFRGDVFGPAQRLHGATFLVDATFRREQLDEDNIVVDIGLATRELGAITAELNYRNLDENPEFAGVNTSTEFLAKVVADRLAERIAKGALGEGAKGLSALSVTLHESHIAWASYERDL
- a CDS encoding class I SAM-dependent methyltransferase, with amino-acid sequence MTDTAAAQEEHRVNDGTEPTGPSDVIAGAGPVGRPGERATVRLREGEADEAPRYAPEWLQLREPADADARAMGLLEPLAKRFSELPPREGGLVIHDLGCGTGSMGRWLAARLDGAQHWVLHDRDPYLLHFAAVASPRVAADGSRVTVETRRGDVARLTPDALSGASLVTASALLDVLTRPEIETLAAACAGAGSPALLTLSVAGRVEFASPDPLDTDLAEAFNAHQRRGGLLGPDAVTAAGEAFAGHGASVRVHPSPWRLGPEHAALTAQWLRGWVGAAVEERPALRTRAEDYLRDRLAACEAGELEVVVHHSDLLAVPRPVEA
- a CDS encoding zinc-dependent alcohol dehydrogenase codes for the protein MNPAARAFWLRSPGHGELRDVTLPEPAGDEVLVRALYSGVSRGTETLVFRGGVPESQHDVMRAPFQEGDFPAPVKYGYLSVGVVERGPDALIGRTVFCLHPHQSRYVVPASAVTVVPDRVPAARAVLAGTVETAVNALWDAAPQIGDRISVVGGGMVGCSVAALLARFPGIRLQLVDADPARAETAKALGVDFATPEEAAGERDLVIHASATEQGLARALELLAPEGTVVELSWYGDRRVTLPLGEAFHSRRLTLRASQVGTVSPSARPGRGYAERMALALDLLADPALDALITGESGFDELPELMPRLTSGEIPALCHRIRYPDPA
- a CDS encoding CDP-alcohol phosphatidyltransferase family protein, with product MALNNTYDARLQQETAVGAGVQILLLALLGTAIGLGVAGWLSGLAFAFATWAVLSRALHRSALRSFGPANRVTLGRATLVGGVTALVADSFQSAPPVTLLVGLTAVALLLDGVDGKVARRTGTSSTLGARFDMEVDAFLILVLSVYVSTLLGPWVLLIGAMRYAFVAAAHFAPWLNAPLPPSFARKTVAALQGIALLTAGSSLLPHPAELTVVLLALGSLVWSFGRDVVWLWRHGRATAFTPEVQPQETPAAPTAVLELAVR
- a CDS encoding creatininase family protein, with product MSGSGARPAAYGVMPADTTEDVRARGAGGSRQVAVLPVGSYEQHGPYLPLATDTLVACAVAREIAAAYPVHLLPPVTLACSHEHAAWPGTVSISSVTLHAVVRDIADSLRRSGVESLVVVNGHGGNYVLGNVVQEASARGERMALYPAAEDWEEARQRAGVETSLLTDMHAGEIEASLLLHAHPEFLRPGHESADFTADDRRHLLTTGMSAYTESGVIGRPSLASAEKGKGLLAGLVENFEPYFRLLTSPEAPTAPRG
- the ribA gene encoding GTP cyclohydrolase II; this translates as MTENIGAFGGKNPRRSGTERVVNTPLPTAYGQFQAVGYLDHDRGDEQVALVHGDIGTENVLVRLHSECLTGDAFGSQHCECGEQLSAAMRAVVAEGAGVVLYLRGHEGRGIGLLAKLRAMALQAEGLDTVEANLALGLPVDARDYRVAAEMLHDLKVRSVRLMSNNPRKREALTKYGIEVAEQVPLLIEPSENNITYLRTKRERLDHHLPHLDAVAHGS
- a CDS encoding glycosyltransferase family 4 protein, whose amino-acid sequence is MSDLTVDRARLAYVPAQPLAAKNTKNTANFGIIPMSLRTVHFVMPGGVDDPAAPSGGNAYDRRVCLDLPGFGWQVVRHAAPGAWPDPDADARESLARTLAGMPDDTVVLLDGLVACGVPEIVVPEAERLRIAVLVHLPLGDETGLDPAVAADLDARERAVLRAVPATIATSDWAVRRLVSHHGLAPDRVHLAAPGADIAPLAPGTDGISHLVCVAAVTPRKGQHRLVEALAAVRDLPWTCSLVGGLGTDPEYVAALRAQIEGYGLADRLRLTGPRTGADLDASYAAADLMVLTSYAETYGMAVTEALARGIPVVATDVGGLPEAVGRAPDGGVPGILVPPEDPAAIAAELRGWFGEPDVRRRLKAAARGRRSALAGWAATARSLAGVLGRLPGAPRRAA